From the Limanda limanda chromosome 7, fLimLim1.1, whole genome shotgun sequence genome, the window ctatctatctatctatctatcaatctatccatatatccatctatctatctatccatctatccatctatctatctatcaatctatccatttatccatttatccatctatccatcgaTCTATCTATTATCCATCTACAGCCTATGTTCACATTGATTATACAGTGTTTATAAGACATTTTATGTAACTAAATTTTAATCGTACATAATTATCAAAATTAGTCATAACAGTATGATACTAAGCCTTAATAATAAGATATTAAGTCATAACAATGAAATACTAGGTCATCATAATAAGATACTAAGTCATATTAATAAAATACTGAGTTATAACAATGAGAtcctaagtcattattatgtttCTCTTCATAGTGACTTACTGTGTCTTTACAATTTCCCTgctgaaataaaatcaaataaatttaaatacaaTCGTGGCCTTTATGTCAACGTGTGTGATGTGTTCCCCCAGGTGGGCGGGGCTGTGCGTGGAGGGGCGGGGCCGCAGGGGGTCAAAGTTGAACTCATTGGGTCTTTTGTGCTaagcaggagagaagagtccgATCGAGCAGCCGTGTCGCTTCCCTCTTCCCCGGATCCTCTTAAAACTCCCTCCCGAACCTCTCCCCTTCCACCCTGCCACCCTACCCACTCCCTGAACACTCTTCACGGACCGCTTTCTGGTAAGAGCTCCGCACGTTTCAGCCTTTTCTCGCCTGTTTTTGCCCGCAGCTTTCGGGATGAAGGGCAGGAACTACTCGGCGGGCTCCGGAGGCCGCGGGACCCGGCTATTCGCTGGAGCGTACGATGCTAACGCTAGCGGGCGAGAATGGAAAAAAATCCCCCGGAATGTTTTTAGCGTCGCGGCCCGTCGGGGAGTCACATGCCGGCGTCCGGTCCTAATTGTGTTTTCCAAATTAATTCGCCAAACACCACAAAGGAGAAGTTATTAGCAAATGTGGCtgtgctaacatgctaacgtaGCCTTGCGTGACTGTGTTGCTCTCACCAAAATAGACAGGGATTTGCGACGTTAGCCTTAGCCCTTTTCCCCAGTCTTTCGTTGCTAATGTGGACGTGCACTCGACTTAAACTTCCTCTTGTGTAAATCAAAAGTTTCCCCCAAATTGATTCGAACCcattaaataaatgacaaagcTGTGTCGCCGTAGCTGTTACACGCCAGGAATTAGGCATCACCCCCCCATAGAGACAGTGGGTCATTGTGCTAACGTGAATCAGTGGAGTCGGGCCAGTCTAACGTGAATTACTAGACTGAGGCGCCTCCTTCTTATTCCAAAGTGACACATGCTCGTTAATAAACCACAATAAGATGCTTTTCCAGATGTGACCTGTCCTCTTATCGCTTCCCGCATCTGCACTTGACAGCAGCGGGGGTTTAAAGGGCTCAGGTGTCCAGCTACTACATCTGTCCCCTGATGTGTCCTCGTTGTCCTCttgtttttcagatttaaaGCCTGTCTCACCAAAGAATCACCCTGGATTCCCCCGTAGAAATGGACTCTAGCCTGGTTGAAGGAGGACTTAATGTCACCCTTACAATCAGGCTACTCATGCATGGGAAGGTGAGTGAGCCTGCACGCCATGCCCCCCCATCCCATCCCCCCAGTTAAATCAGGTCTGGTGGCCATTAACAATACATATCTTGCTCTAACGtgtctcttttttctttatctccatCCGCAGGAGGTTGGAAGCATCATCGGAAAGGTACGTTTGTGTTGATCTCTGCATGGATCCATCTATTTCTTGTCCCATggtgtgtttttgtaaatattgtcTACTTGTGCATTCTTCAACAGAAAGGAGAGTCGGTGAAGAAGATGCGAGAGGAGGtaggttatttttgtttttgtccataATGCCATTGACACTCACTCCTGCGCGTGACAGCATTATAATGTGACTGATCTAAATACTCcgtgttttgttttgcagagcGGAGCTCGCATCAACATCTCAGAGGGAAACTGTCCGGAGAGGATCATAACCCTCGCAGGACCAACCACCTCCATTTTCAAAGCCTTCTCCATGATCATCGAGAAACTGGAAGAGGTAAGAGTCTCTCGCCTCATCCTGCGTCAAACGTGATACAGCAACAGATTTGAAATGTTCTAATTTTCCCTGTTCTCCTGTCGTGCTACTTTCTGTATAGGACATCAGCACCTCAATGACTAACAGTACAGCCACCAGCAAACCGCCAGTCACCATGCGCCTTGTCGTGCCTGCCAGCCAGTGTGGCTCGCTCATCGGCAAAGGTGGATGCAAGATCAAGGAAATCAGAGAGGTTTGTCACCGggcttcttttgtttttgtgatgttttgAATTTGTGTTGAAGTGTCCTAActcctcggtgtgtgtgtgtcttgtgtccaCAGTCAGCAGGAGCTCAGGTACAAGTAGCAGGGGACATGTTGCCCAACTCAACAGAGCGTGCCATCACCGTTGCAGGGACCCCCCAGTCCATTATCGAGTGTGTCAAGCAGATCTGTGTCGTCATGCTTGAGGTACAGACAACCGTTTGCAATGGCTCTTATTGATACCaaagatgatttattattttctatgaTCCTGTTGATGATGCGTCAATACTCAATAGTGAATGTTTCTATTTGTTTAGTCTCCACCCAAGGGAGTGACCATCCCGTACAGACCCAAACCCTCAGGCTCTCCTGTCATCTTTGCAGGTGGTCAGGTAAACAATGAAAGCAtttcttttgtttg encodes:
- the LOC133004946 gene encoding poly(rC)-binding protein 2 isoform X2, encoding MDSSLVEGGLNVTLTIRLLMHGKEVGSIIGKKGESVKKMREESGARINISEGNCPERIITLAGPTTSIFKAFSMIIEKLEEDISTSMTNSTATSKPPVTMRLVVPASQCGSLIGKGGCKIKEIRESAGAQVQVAGDMLPNSTERAITVAGTPQSIIECVKQICVVMLESPPKGVTIPYRPKPSGSPVIFAGGQAYAVQGQHAIPQPDVSEGPSLTKLHQLAMQQSPFPIAHGNQSFQGGMDASAQTGSHELTIPNDLIGCIIGRQGAKINEIRQMSGAQIKIANPVEGSTDRQVTITGSHASISLAEYLINARLSSEATGLAAN
- the LOC133004946 gene encoding poly(rC)-binding protein 2 isoform X1 — translated: MDSSLVEGGLNVTLTIRLLMHGKEVGSIIGKKGESVKKMREESGARINISEGNCPERIITLAGPTTSIFKAFSMIIEKLEEDISTSMTNSTATSKPPVTMRLVVPASQCGSLIGKGGCKIKEIRESAGAQVQVAGDMLPNSTERAITVAGTPQSIIECVKQICVVMLESPPKGVTIPYRPKPSGSPVIFAGGQAYAVQGQHAIPQPDLTKLHQLAMQQSPFPIAHGNQSFQGRWTDGKREFDVCKSVIISLFNTLVGFLCISSGGMDASAQTGSHELTIPNDLIGCIIGRQGAKINEIRQMSGAQIKIANPVEGSTDRQVTITGSHASISLAEYLINARLSSEATGLAAN
- the LOC133004946 gene encoding poly(rC)-binding protein 2 isoform X3, which codes for MDSSLVEGGLNVTLTIRLLMHGKEVGSIIGKKGESVKKMREESGARINISEGNCPERIITLAGPTTSIFKAFSMIIEKLEEDISTSMTNSTATSKPPVTMRLVVPASQCGSLIGKGGCKIKEIRESAGAQVQVAGDMLPNSTERAITVAGTPQSIIECVKQICVVMLESPPKGVTIPYRPKPSGSPVIFAGGQAYAVQGQHAIPQPDLTKLHQLAMQQSPFPIAHGNQSFQGGMDASAQTGSHELTIPNDLIGCIIGRQGAKINEIRQMSGAQIKIANPVEGSTDRQVTITGSHASISLAEYLINARLSSEATGLAAN